In a genomic window of Fusobacterium sp.:
- a CDS encoding ABC transporter substrate-binding protein, whose product MKKKLLAVIFLLTFALLLGGTKAIKSESSSETKLKDTLVIAQKAEIKTLDPQKSTDSVSNKIIQLMFDTLITMDKDLNLLPGLAESWESIDPLNTVFHLKKGVRFHNGDIMTAEDVKFSLDRARSLPQCAYNFTPIKEITVLDENTINITTDTPFGSLLNQLSITNSSIVNKELVEASEDVFLTNPVGTGQFKFKSWDIGNKLTMERFENYYGPISKLKEVVIKFITENNSRMIMLETGEADISLDMGVMDLKSIKNNNSLDFIEVEAPTSQFVGFDSKNELLKDKRVRQAIAYAIDNNAITQAIYGDSATPGTSVVPPAMTDFNPDAEKYDLNTAKSKELLAEAGYPNGFNIELWVSDDSARIDACVIIQEQLREIGINTEIKVFQWATYIKMIENENEIKPIFYMSWNTANGDCDKTMYPLFHSSQIKGSMNVTAFINKELDETLDKARITMDPKIRKELYGKAQEILQEEIPHYTILYPKLNLGMRKNIHNLIMKNNGYLDLTNVYVTE is encoded by the coding sequence ATGAAAAAGAAACTATTGGCTGTGATTTTTTTACTTACTTTTGCTTTATTATTAGGAGGAACAAAAGCTATAAAATCTGAATCTTCATCAGAAACTAAATTAAAAGATACTCTAGTTATCGCTCAAAAAGCTGAAATCAAAACTCTTGATCCACAAAAAAGTACAGATTCAGTATCTAATAAAATAATTCAGCTTATGTTTGATACTTTGATAACAATGGATAAAGATCTTAACCTTCTTCCAGGATTAGCAGAAAGCTGGGAATCTATTGATCCTTTAAATACAGTATTTCATTTGAAAAAAGGTGTAAGGTTTCATAATGGAGATATAATGACTGCTGAAGATGTAAAATTTTCTTTAGATAGAGCAAGAAGTCTACCACAATGTGCATATAATTTTACTCCAATAAAAGAAATTACTGTACTTGATGAAAACACTATCAACATTACTACAGATACTCCTTTTGGAAGTCTTTTAAATCAGCTCAGCATCACAAACTCTTCAATAGTAAATAAAGAACTTGTTGAAGCTTCAGAAGATGTATTTCTTACTAATCCTGTAGGAACTGGACAATTCAAATTTAAATCATGGGATATAGGAAACAAACTTACTATGGAAAGATTTGAGAATTACTATGGACCTATTTCAAAATTAAAAGAAGTAGTTATTAAGTTTATAACTGAAAATAACAGCAGAATGATTATGTTAGAAACTGGTGAAGCTGATATTTCTTTAGATATGGGAGTTATGGATTTAAAATCTATTAAAAATAATAATTCTTTAGACTTTATAGAAGTAGAAGCTCCTACAAGTCAATTTGTTGGTTTTGATAGTAAAAATGAACTATTAAAAGATAAAAGAGTAAGACAGGCAATAGCTTATGCAATAGATAACAATGCGATTACTCAGGCTATATATGGAGATTCTGCAACTCCTGGAACTTCTGTAGTTCCTCCTGCTATGACAGACTTCAATCCTGATGCTGAAAAATACGATTTAAATACTGCTAAATCTAAAGAACTTTTAGCAGAAGCTGGCTACCCTAATGGGTTCAATATTGAATTATGGGTAAGTGATGATTCTGCAAGAATTGATGCTTGTGTTATTATTCAGGAGCAGTTAAGAGAAATAGGAATTAATACTGAAATTAAGGTTTTCCAATGGGCTACTTATATTAAAATGATTGAAAATGAAAATGAGATAAAACCTATTTTTTATATGTCTTGGAATACAGCTAATGGGGATTGTGATAAAACTATGTATCCTCTTTTCCATTCATCTCAAATAAAAGGTTCTATGAATGTGACTGCTTTTATAAACAAAGAATTAGATGAAACTCTTGATAAAGCAAGAATAACAATGGATCCTAAAATTAGAAAAGAGCTTTATGGAAAAGCTCAAGAGATATTGCAGGAAGAAATCCCTCACTACACTATACTTTATCCAAAACTAAATCTTGGAATGAGAAAAAATATTCATAATCTTATTATGAAAAATAATGGATATTTAGATCTTACAAATGTATATGTAACTGAATAA
- a CDS encoding TMEM175 family protein, whose product MFEKNRVEAFSDGVIAIIITIMVLELKAPHKADISELANLFPKFSSYLLSFLYVGIYWNNHHHTFSVVNKVNGKILWANTHLLFWLSLIPFTTSWMGETSFSKISVMLYGGVLLASSIAYFILIHLLIKLQGKNSKLKKAIGNDIKGIISPILYLTGIISALFLPVISLFFYAFTAILWIIPDNRIEKIHLEEEK is encoded by the coding sequence ATGTTTGAAAAAAATAGAGTAGAAGCATTCAGTGATGGAGTAATAGCCATCATTATAACAATAATGGTACTAGAATTAAAAGCTCCCCACAAAGCAGACATTTCTGAGCTTGCTAATTTATTTCCAAAATTCTCCAGTTATCTTTTAAGTTTTCTTTATGTAGGAATATACTGGAATAACCATCATCACACTTTCTCTGTTGTCAATAAAGTAAATGGAAAAATACTATGGGCAAATACTCATCTGCTCTTTTGGCTTTCTCTTATACCATTTACAACAAGTTGGATGGGTGAAACAAGCTTCTCTAAAATCTCTGTTATGCTCTATGGAGGAGTTCTTTTAGCCAGTTCTATAGCATACTTTATTTTAATTCATTTACTTATAAAACTACAAGGTAAAAATTCAAAATTAAAAAAAGCCATTGGAAATGATATAAAAGGGATAATTTCTCCTATTTTATATCTTACTGGAATAATTTCAGCATTGTTTCTTCCTGTAATTTCTTTATTTTTTTATGCCTTTACTGCTATATTGTGGATAATTCCTGATAATCGTATAGAAAAAATTCATCTGGAAGAAGAAAAATAA
- a CDS encoding DUF1963 domain-containing protein: METMTWGFSPEDRGSAKVFYYNGDISKLKRRESPKELDKDYKMPEKRIVFSNRKDIPSYEEFDEILNDMGYEDINDEFYDEYEEKLVKYIENDSNTISKFLGYADAIQGDMKLECEEVTNGISCGKPHELEKSMKEKMNEGSKEWQLLFQLDTVEDDDFELMFGDCGRIYYFIKKDELKKKNFDSSWLILQCY, from the coding sequence ATGGAAACTATGACTTGGGGATTTTCTCCAGAAGATAGAGGAAGTGCAAAAGTATTTTATTATAATGGAGATATCTCTAAATTAAAAAGAAGAGAATCTCCAAAAGAATTAGATAAAGATTATAAAATGCCAGAAAAAAGAATAGTTTTCAGTAATAGGAAGGATATTCCATCTTATGAAGAATTTGACGAAATATTAAATGACATGGGATATGAAGATATCAATGATGAATTTTATGATGAGTATGAAGAAAAACTTGTGAAATATATTGAAAATGACAGCAATACTATAAGTAAATTTTTAGGGTATGCAGATGCTATACAGGGTGATATGAAATTAGAATGTGAAGAAGTCACAAATGGGATTTCATGTGGAAAACCTCATGAACTAGAAAAGTCTATGAAAGAAAAAATGAATGAAGGCAGTAAAGAATGGCAGCTTTTATTCCAGTTAGATACAGTAGAAGATGATGATTTTGAACTGATGTTTGGAGATTGTGGAAGAATATATTACTTTATAAAAAAAGATGAGCTAAAAAAGAAAAATTTTGATAGTTCTTGGCTCATCTTACAATGTTATTAA
- a CDS encoding DUF1963 domain-containing protein: MEKDTILINFEKKIESELPIGVSKFGGRPDLPEDFEWYYYEGKGYKGKVENRPLSFLVQINFKEIKEYDKEICFLKVECCTFFMKWKL; encoded by the coding sequence ATGGAAAAAGATACAATTCTTATAAATTTTGAAAAGAAAATAGAAAGTGAGCTTCCAATAGGTGTTTCAAAATTTGGAGGAAGACCAGATTTACCAGAAGACTTTGAATGGTATTATTATGAAGGTAAAGGATACAAAGGAAAAGTAGAAAATAGACCATTAAGTTTTTTAGTTCAGATTAATTTTAAAGAGATAAAAGAATATGATAAGGAAATCTGCTTCCTGAAAGTGGAATGTTGTACTTTTTTTATGAAATGGAAACTATGA
- a CDS encoding WGR domain-containing protein, with product MKKAFKFKDEKSDKFWWINYSGKDFAVNYGKNGTIGKYEVKEFETAEECEKQALKLIAQKIKKGYIEDEKFDFNNHLYFDSEEIGLHPKTSHPLFDKYFNKENYYDCGEEESPFGNDSGADTLFYLCEYIRKNGDNDIKNFPKKVIEKNWEMIYCPPENLLKEDLKNFISGKKVSGIENSHLLIINDQVIIATAFGQIKIMGKIDKELKKMALMSLKRWNIVMEIEGYDHSDIIDEMENDMAKFEN from the coding sequence ATGAAAAAAGCATTTAAATTTAAAGATGAAAAATCAGATAAGTTTTGGTGGATAAATTATAGTGGAAAAGATTTTGCTGTAAACTATGGAAAGAACGGAACTATAGGAAAATATGAAGTAAAAGAATTTGAAACTGCAGAAGAATGTGAAAAACAGGCTCTTAAACTTATAGCCCAGAAAATAAAAAAAGGATATATAGAAGATGAAAAATTTGATTTTAATAATCATCTTTATTTTGATTCAGAAGAAATAGGACTGCATCCAAAGACTTCACACCCTTTGTTTGATAAATATTTTAATAAAGAAAATTATTATGACTGTGGAGAGGAAGAATCTCCCTTTGGAAATGATAGTGGAGCAGATACCTTATTTTATCTTTGCGAATATATAAGAAAGAATGGAGATAATGATATAAAAAATTTTCCTAAAAAAGTAATTGAAAAAAATTGGGAAATGATATATTGTCCTCCAGAAAATTTACTTAAAGAGGATTTGAAAAATTTTATTTCTGGGAAGAAAGTCAGTGGTATAGAAAATTCACATCTTCTTATAATAAATGATCAAGTAATTATAGCAACAGCTTTTGGTCAAATAAAAATAATGGGGAAAATTGATAAAGAACTAAAAAAAATGGCTTTAATGTCATTAAAAAGATGGAATATAGTAATGGAGATAGAAGGATATGATCATTCAGATATAATAGATGAGATGGAAAATGATATGGCAAAATTTGAAAATTAA
- a CDS encoding peptidylprolyl isomerase encodes MVLNAKIKTSKGEINLKLFPEVTPVTVTNFVHLAKKGYYDGLKFHRVIADFMIQGGDPAGTGAGGPGYQFGDEFIEELTFNVPGKLAMANAGPGTNGSQFFITHVPTEWLNYKHTIFGEVVSDADQAVVNKIEQGDTIETIEITGDVDKFLEANKEMTEKMDEILIQTMPNLKK; translated from the coding sequence ATAGTATTAAATGCTAAAATAAAAACTTCAAAAGGGGAGATAAATTTAAAATTATTTCCAGAAGTTACACCTGTAACAGTAACAAACTTTGTACATTTAGCAAAAAAAGGATATTATGATGGATTAAAGTTTCATAGAGTAATAGCAGATTTTATGATTCAAGGTGGAGATCCTGCAGGAACTGGAGCAGGAGGACCTGGATACCAATTTGGAGATGAATTTATTGAAGAACTTACATTTAATGTACCAGGTAAATTAGCAATGGCTAATGCAGGACCAGGAACAAATGGTTCTCAATTTTTTATAACTCATGTACCAACTGAATGGCTTAATTACAAGCATACTATTTTTGGAGAAGTAGTTTCTGATGCAGATCAAGCTGTAGTCAATAAAATAGAACAGGGAGATACTATTGAAACAATAGAAATTACTGGAGATGTGGATAAATTTTTAGAAGCTAATAAAGAAATGACAGAAAAAATGGATGAGATATTAATTCAAACAATGCCAAATTTAAAAAAATAA